One stretch of Callospermophilus lateralis isolate mCalLat2 chromosome 11, mCalLat2.hap1, whole genome shotgun sequence DNA includes these proteins:
- the Itgae gene encoding integrin alpha-E: MVEQGQVLLEAFNVDVTRPWITAERDSHFVLSSLLHQDPSTNRTWLLITSPRTAAPLHQCSLSQDEIVCQPVEHVPIPKGRYHGVTVVRNHQGVLICVQVQARQLHSLSSELTGTCSLLAPDLHPQAQAYFSDLENLLDPEEHVDIGDCYGNKGGSWRKDKNTARMRRALEEPEEEEEEEEAGTEIAIILDGSGSIDPPDFQRAKDFISNMMRNFYEKCFECSFALVQYGAVIQTEFDLRDSQDVMASLARVQKVTQVGNVTKTASAMQHVLDKIFVPSHGSRKKASKVMVVLTDGDIFDDPLNLTTVINSPKMKGIERFAIGVGNAFQNVKTDRELKLIASDPKETHAFKVTNYTALNGLLRKLQQNIIHMEGTVGDALHYQLAQTGFSAQILDEGQVLLGAVGAFNWSGGALLYHMQSRRGRFLNQTAANSNVAQYGYLGYSVAVLHKTCGVFYVAGAPRYKQRGAVFELQKESREATFVPVLEGEQMGSYFGSELCPVDVNMDGTTDFLLVAAPFYHIHKEEGRVYMYRLHEQDGSFSLVCTLSGLVGFTHARFGFAMATVGDINQDTFTDVAIGAPLEGFEADDGASFGSVYIYNGHWNGLSDKKPQRISASAVAPRLRYFGTSVAGGLDFSGDGLADITVGTLGQAVVLRSLPVVRLKVSMNFTPSALPIGFNGSVNVHLCFEISSLTSEAKSGLRGTWLKFTLDVDMEKPRKRLQCSNSRDCLSHLREWSNQSRLCESLQLNPVEEELCEEDCFSNISVKINYQLQIPVGWKSHSRPILESPLEPSTIFQLPYEKNCKNKLFCIVELHLVTSISQQELVVGLTKELAMNISLTNSGEDSYMTRMVLNYPRNLQFKRIQKPSSPNIQCDDPKPTAFALVISCKIGHPIFKRSSANISVVWQLEENAFPNETADITVTISNSNQRSLARKTHNLRFRHAFIAVLSKPSVMYMNTSQGLSDHKEFLFSIHGENLFGAKFLLQICIPIKLQGLKIVRVKNVTKTQAYTGCTENQPACVSNPFQRVDEWYSVSCNITSDKENVTVAAEISLSHAEQLLRDVTELQIFGEISFNKSLYEGLNAENHRTKITVIFLTNEEYHSLPLIIGSSVAGLLVLVVIIVVLFECGFFKRKYQQLNLESIRKAQLKSDSLLLEKD, encoded by the exons GCTCCTGATCACCAGCCCTAGAACAGCAGCACCCCTGCATCAGTGTTCCCTCAGCCAGGATGAAATTGTCTGCCAACCAGTAG AGCATGTCCCCATCCCAAAAGGAAGGTACCATGGAGTGACAGTTGTTCGGAACCACCAGGGTGTTTTG ATATGTGTTCAAGTTCAGGCCCGGCAACTCCACAGCCTCAGCTCAGAACTCACAGGCACCTGCAGCCTGCTGGCCCCTGACTTGCACCCCCAGGCTCAGGCCTACTTCTCTGACCTTG AAAATCTCCTGGATCCAGAAGAACATGTGGACATAGGGGACTGCTATGGAAACAAAGGAGGCAGCTGGAGGAAGGATAAAAATACAGCCAGGATGCGCAGGGCCCTGGAGGagccagaggaggaggaggaagaggaggaagctg GCACTGAGATTGCCATCATCTTGGATGGCTCAGGAAGCATTGATCCCCCAGATTTCCAGAGAGCCAAAGACTTCATCTCCAACATGATGAGGAACTTCTATGAGAAGTGTTTTGAG TGCAGCTTTGCCCTGGTGCAATATGGGGCCGTGATCCAGACTGAGTTTGATCTTCGAGACAGCCAGGATGTGATGGCCTCCCTCGCCAGAGTCCAGAAAGTCACTCAAGTGGGGAATGTTACCAAGACCGCATCAGCCATGCAGCACGTCCT AGACAAAATCTTCGTCCCAAGCCACGGCTCCAGAAAAAAGGCATCCAAGGTCATGGTGGTACTCACTGATGGTGACATATTTGATGATCCCCTCAACCTCACAACTGTCATCAACTCCCCCAAGATGAAGGGTATTGAGCGTTTTGCCATCGGG GTGGGAAATGCGTTCCAGAATGTTAAGACCGACAGGGAACTGAAGCTGATTGCCTCAGACCCCAAAGAGACCCATGCCTTCAAGGTGACCAACTACACAGCACTGAATGGGCTGCTGAGGAAACTGCAGCAGAACATCATTCACATGGAAG GCACAGTTGGAGATGCCCTTCACTACCAACTGGCACAGACTGGCTTTAGTGCCCAGATCCTGGATGAG GGACAGGTGCTGCTTGGAGCCGTGGGGGCCTTTAACTGGTCTGGAGGTGCATTACTCTACCATATGCAGAGCCGCAGAGGTCGCTTTCTGAATCAGACGGCGGCAAATTCCAATGTTGCGCAATACGGCTACCTGG GTTACTCAGTAGCAGTGCTACACAAGACCTGTGGTGTCTTCTATGTGGCCGGGGCTCCACGGTACAAACAGCGTGGGGCTGTGTTTGAGCTCCAGAAGGAGAGCAGAGAGGCCACCTTTGTGCCGGTCCTGGAGGGAGAGCAG ATGGGGTCCTACTTTGGCTCTGAGCTGTGCCCTGTGGACGTCAACATGGATGGGACCACGGACTTCTTGCTGGTGGCTGCTCCATTTTACCACATCCATAAAGAAGAAGGCAGAGTTTACATGTACCGTCTGCATGAGCAG GATGGTTCCTTCTCCTTGGTATGCACGCTGAGTGGGCTTGTTGGATTCACCCATGCCCGCTTTGGCTTTGCCATGGCAACTGTGGGGGATATCAACCAGGATACGTTCACAGATGTGGCCATCGGAGCTCCCTTGGAGGGTTTTGAGGCAGATGATGGTGCCAGCTTTGGCAGTGTGTACATCTACAATGGACACTGGAATGGCCTCTCTGACAAAAAACCACAG CGGATCAGTGCCTCAGCTGTGGCCCCGAGACTCCGCTACTTCGGCACGTCTGTGGCTGGTGGCTTAGATTTTAGTGGCGATGGCCTCGCTGACATCACCGTGGGCACCTTGGGCCAGGCAGTTGTGCTGCG CTCACTACCTGTGGTTCGGCTGAAGGTGTCCATGAACTTTACCCCCAGTGCACTGCCCATTGGCTTCAACGGCAGTGTGAATGTACATCTGTGTTTTGAAATCAGCTCTCTGACCTCAGAGGCTAAGTCAG GCCTCAGAGGGACATGGCTTAAATTCACACTGGACGTGGACATGGAAAAGCCGAGAAAGAGGCTGCAGTGTTCTAACTCGAGGGACTGTCTGAGCCACCTCAGGGAGTGGAGCAATCAGTCCCGTCTTTGTGAGTCCCTCCAGCTCAACCCCGTGGAGGAAGAG CTCTGTGAGGAGGACTGCTTCTCCAACATCAGTGTCAAAATCAACTACCAACTCCAGATACCAGTGGGATGGAAGAGCCACTCCCGCCCCATTCTGGAATCCCCTCTGGAGCCCTCAACCATTTTCCAG CTGCCCTATGAGAAGAATTGCAAGAATAAACTGTTTtgcatcgttgaattacatttggTCACCAGCATCTCTCA GCAGGAATTGGTGGTGGGTCTCACCAAGGAGCTGGCCATGAACATTAGCCTAACTAACTCTGGGGAAGATTCCTATATGACAAGGATGGTTTTGAATTATCCCAGAAATTTACAGTTTAAGAGGATACAAAAG CCTTCTTCTCCAAACATTCAGTGTGATGACCCTAAGCCAACTGCTTTTGCCCTGGTCATAAGCTGCAAGATTGGTCACCCCATATTCAAGAGGTCATCT GCAAACATTTCAGTAGTTTGGCAGCTAGAGGAGAATGCCTTTCCAAACGAGACAGCAGACATCACTGTGACCATCTCCAA TTCCAACCAAAGGTCTTTGGCCAGAAAAACCCACAACCTTCGATTCAGACATGCCTTCATTGCAGTTCTCTCCAA GCCATCTGTGATGTACATGAACACAAGCCAGGGGCTTTCTGACCACAAAGAATTCCTCTTCAGT ATACATGGGGAAAATCTCTTTGGAGCCAAATTCCTGTTGCAAATTTGCATCCCAATCAAATTGCAAGGTCTCAAGATTGTAAGAGTGAAGAATGTGACAAAAACCCAG GCTTACACTGGGTGTACCGAGAATCAGCCCGCTTGTGTGAGCAATCCATTTCAG CGTGTGGACGAATGGTATTCAGTGAGCTGTAATATCACATCAGATAAAGAGAATGTAACTGTGGCTGCAGAGATATCCTTGAGTCACGCTGAGCAG TTACTAAGAGATGTAACTGAACTGCAGATTTTTGGTGAAATATCTTTCAACAAATCTCTATATGAGGGGCTGAATGCAGAGAACCACAGAACTAAG
- the Haspin gene encoding serine/threonine-protein kinase haspin: MAASLPRSEIRLFRTYGAAGGWGPRRRPGRAAAQWFPPQNRNGIFSSASSDSPSQSEASDDSDDPDFPSSSVRRRLRRPGGGVSKEQPTLIATPRRLRLRARPPLKCSTPYCPLRPPPFPSSRGGPLSPDFSECSQPKDHDELGLSASLISPRPSSGPGPPAPGDSIISTGPPASSDATSANSSGFHLPSASLNLASPPRSQETATEGISFTSMVHRAHTSLTSALSSLMDSRYPVDRECKRQVMGNRLEGTGKKRVTGRDSSQKRGSQRATLIDSEEATGCRGHIIPRKINRPKRTRPRQKRKHQEAGETSPLHHHRFKKSQKMGKDSFLSQDLTHLPKSCSWTKIRASFNFHKKKIVTDVSEVSSIYTISSSPSRSFVSEYSNPPDLNTTNTALVSPRHSSSLHLLSPLNIIRVADKKASEAEKVFWECGQEGPIPFSHYLSTEKLERCEKIGEGVFGEVFQMIVDRKPVALKIIAIEGSDLVNGSHQKTFEEILPEIIISKELSLLSDEAYNRTEGFIGLNSVHCVQGPYPLLLLKAWDHYNSTKKSANDRPDYFEESQLFIVLEFEFGGIDLEQMKTKLSSVATAKSIIHQITASLAVAEASLRFEHRDLHWGNVLLKKTSHKELRYTLNGKTSTIPTRGLQVNIIDYTLSRLERDGIVVFCDISMDEELFTGEGDYQYEIYRLMRKENNNCWGEYHPYNNVLWLHYLTDKILNEMTFKSKCNTTAMKQIKRKIQHFHRTVLNFTSATDLLCQHSLFK; encoded by the coding sequence ATGGCGGCGTCACTCCCGAGATCTGAGATCCGACTCTTCCGAACGTACGGGGCAGCCGGTGGCTGGGGGCCGCGGCGGCGGCCGGGCCGGGCAGCGGCGCAGTGGTTTCCACCGCAGAACCGGAACGGTATCTTCAGCAGCGCCAGCAGCGACAGCCCGTCGCAGTCTGAGGCTTCCGACGACTCTGACGACCCGGACTTCCCCAGCAGCTCCGTCCGCCGACGGCTGAGGCGTCCTGGCGGCGGAGTCTCCAAGGAGCAGCCCACCCTGATCGCGACCCCAAGACGCCTGAGGCTGAGAGCACGGCCTCCGCTGAAGTGCAGCACCCCTTACTGCCCGCTCCGACCGCCGCCCTTCCCCAGCAGCCGCGGGGGCCCTCTCAGCCCCGACTTCAGTGAATGCAGCCAGCCCAAGGACCACGACGAGCTGGGCCTCAGTGCCTCCCTGATCAGCCCCCGGCCCTCGTCTGGCCCCGGACCGCCAGCGCCAGGGGATAGTATCATCTCCACCGGTCCTCCTGCCTCTTCAGATGCAACCTCTGCAAACTCAAGTGGTTTCCACTTGCCATCAGCCTCCCTGAACCTAGCATCTCCCCCACGCTCCCAGGAAACAGCAACAGAAGGAATCTCGTTCACTAGTATGGTCCACCGAGCTCATACTAGCCTCACGTCTGCTCTCTCTAGCCTTATGGACTCGAGATATCCAGTGGATCGTGAGTGTAAAAGGCAAGTGATGGGAAACAGACTGGAGGGCACAGGTAAAAAGAGGGTCACAGGCAGAGACTCATCTCAAAAGAGAGGGTCTCAAAGGGCCACCCTGATAGACTCTGAAGAAGCCACTGGTTGCAGAGGCCATATCATACCTAGGAAAATCAACAGGCCTAAGAGGACTAGGCCAAGGCAAAAGAGGAAACATCAGGAAGCAGGGGAAACCTCTCCTCTCCATCACCACCGATTTAAAAAGAGCCAAAAGATGGGAAAAGATTCATTCCTATCTCAGGACCTGACTCATTTACCAAAGTCCTGTTCTTGGACCAAAATCAGGGCCTCCTTCAATTTCCACAAGAAGAAAATTGTGACTGATGTGTCAGAGGTAAGCAGCATCTATACCATTTCCAGTTCTCCCTCTAGGTCTTTTGTATCAGAATATTCAAACCCTCCTGACTTAAACACAACAAATACTGCTCTAGTGTCCCCACGGCACTCCTCTTCTTTGCACTTGCTAAGCCCTTTAAACATTATTCGTGTTGCCGACAAAAAGGCCTCTGAGGCTGAAAAGGTTTTTTGGGAATGCGGTCAGGAAGGACCTATCCCCTTTAGCCATTATCTTTCCACAGAAAAACTGGAACGATGTGAGAAAATTGGGGAAGGGGTGTTTGGTGAAGTGTTTCAAATGATTGTTGATAGGAAACCTGTAGCCCTAAAAATCATTGCTATTGAAGGATCAGATTTAGTCAATGGATCCCATCAGAAAACCTTTGAGGAAATCCTGCCAGAGATCATCATCTCTAAAGAGTTAAGCCTCTTATCTGATGAGGCGTACAACCGCACAGAAGGCTTTATTGGGCTGAACTCTGTGCACTGTGTTCAAGGGCCTTACCCTCTCTTGCTCCTCAAAGCCTGGGATCACTATAACTCAACCAAAAAGTCTGCAAATGACCGGCCTGACTATTTTGAGGAAAGTCAGCTCTTCATTGTACTAGAATTTGAGTTTGGTGGGATCGACCTAGAGCAAATGAAAACAAAGTTGTCCTCTGTGGCTACAGCAAAGAGCATCATACACCAGATTACAGCATCCCTTGCAGTGGCAGAAGCATCACTGCGTTTTGAGCACCGAGACTTACACTGGGGGAATGTGCTGTTAAAGAAGACCAGCCACAAGGAGCTCCGCTACACCCTCAACGGAAAGACAAGCACCATTCCTACCCGTGGGTTGCAAGTCAATATCATTGACTACACCCTGTCACGCTTGGAGCGGGATGGGATTGTGGTTTTCTGTGACATTTCCATGGATGAAGAACTATTTACAGGTGAAGGTGATTATCAGTATGAGATTTACAGGCTCATGAGGAAGGAGAACAACAACTGCTGGGGTGAATATCACCCTTATAACAATGTGCTCTGGCTACATTACCTCACAGACAAGATTCTGAATGAAATGACCTTTAAGAGTAAATGTAACACCACTGCCATGAAGCAAATAAAGAGAAAGATCCAGCATTTCCATAGGACAGTGTTGAACTTCACCTCCGCCACTGACCTGCTCTGCCAACACAGTCTATTTAAGTGA